Proteins encoded by one window of Molothrus ater isolate BHLD 08-10-18 breed brown headed cowbird chromosome 12, BPBGC_Mater_1.1, whole genome shotgun sequence:
- the LOC129046810 gene encoding uncharacterized protein LOC129046810: protein MGAKLSATQKGVFYQVVGTLGGGNYKFNKREVKSLVRWLTHTYPDLNAESVLDPRFLKRVQSRLQREIQAGSKSFQSHFCLISLLISALAVKPSSRTQPADPQLYPSSPRPHAPALRSSRPPSRTESLRGAARDSPAPGRHPSLSSSRATRSPSLRRSGQPPEETVPAPSFRTPSTPVVKPKVRFSSPRSSRQDGVKSSQNGGDCVFNPKKPPSPSQSSPTPSRAPPQIPPLPPSRVPPTSPPLPPPPSPPPPPPPPAPETPPPPPPPSPPATPPPSPPLPPPPASAMTSWGPSHKGRHFAAEPSLQFPRRDPPSPAPGSHALPSGSHALGASGGGVPSWGPELSAVPSAAPVVFHPAGDGTTLAQWVPFSHSSMKELCKAQKEFGRDSEYFRGLLQAVLAESVITPADLRRVFRCLLNSTEQVLWEAAWRKEALKVLPSLWDSPNSRTSVDGEVISIDHMLGTGNWSDGAAQVRAIPVEVLQQTARAAEKAFLGLRAAAPQVPYAKVLQGAEEPFLEFVERLRKSINYQVEGEHLQAELLKEMAFLNANSACKDAINSLPLEPAPTLRDMLLVCGKKVLVPSGTGPPPAAASRLKTPFRPAAAAVEEPPFTTDVCPTTAQPLPPTSAPVPKPPATPCHLCGKLGHWMPACPLKQQFYEFKKSVQGTHGQTIQKN from the coding sequence ATGGGTGCTAAACTGTCGGCCActcagaaaggggttttttaccaAGTTGTGGGTACCCTGGGGGGTGGGAAttataagtttaataaaaggGAAGTTAAAAGTTTAGTCCGCTGGCTGACCCATACCTACCCTGATTTAAATGCTGAATCAGTCTTGGATCCCAGATTCCTGAAGCGGGTCCAATCCCGCCTTCAGAGAGAGATTCAAGCTGGCAGCAAGTCTtttcagagccatttttgtttaatatcccttttgatttctgccctcGCTGTTAAACCCTCTTCCCGGACTCAGCCAGCGGACCCCCAGTTATACCCCAGTTCTCCCCGTCCCCATGCACCTGCCCTTCGTTCCTCGCGCCCTCCCTCCCGAACCGAGTCCCTGCGGGGAGCAGCCCGTGACAGCCCCGCGCCAGGGAGACACCCGTCCCTAAGTTCCTCGCGGGCGACCCGGTCCCCGAGCCTCCGAAGGTCTGGCCAACCTCCGGAGGagactgttcctgctccctctttccGCACCCCCTCGACCCCAGTTGTTAAACCCAAAGTTCGTTTCAGTTCTCCGCGGTCCTCTCGCCAAGATGGCGTCAAATCATCCCAAAATGGAGGGGACTGCGTGTTcaatcctaaaaaacccccttctccttcccagagttcccccactccttcccgagcccccccccaaatccctccccttcccccctcgcGGGTTCCTCCCAcgtcccctccccttccccctcccccttctcctccccctcctcctccgccccctGCTCCCGaaactcctccccctcctcccccgccttcaccccctgcaactcctcccccttcccctcctctcccaccaccccccgCCTCCGCAATGACGTCATGGGGCCCCTCCCACAAGGGgaggcactttgctgcagaaccctccctccagttcccacgccgggaccctccctcccccgcTCCCGGTTCCCACGCCCtcccttccggttcccacgctctGGGGGCTAGCGGGGGGGGAGTCCCGAGCTGGGGACCGGAGCTGTCTGCAGTCCCATCAGCAGCCCCGGTCGTTTTTCATCCCGCGGGAGATGGGACAACCCTGGCTCAATGGGTCCCCTTCTCTCACTCGtccatgaaggagctgtgcaaagcacagaaagagttCGGGAGGGACTCCGAATATTTTCGGGGACTCCTTCAGGCCGTCCTGGCGGAGTCGGTCATTACACCTGCCGACCTCCGCCGAGTCTTCCGCTGCCTCCTCAATTCCACCGAGCaagtgctctgggaggcagcgTGGAGAAAGGAAGCCTTGAAGGTGCTCCCGTCCCTATGGGATTCCCCGAACTCCCGGACGAGTGTAGACGGAGAGGTCATTTCCATTGACCATATGCTTGGGACGGGGAACTGGAGTGACGGAGCAGCCCAAGTCAGAGCCATACCCGTAGAAGTCCTGCAGCAAACTGCCCGGGCGGCCGAGAAGGCCTTCTTGGGGTTGCGAGCGGCCGCACCCCAGGTCCCATATGCCAAGGTCCTGCAGGGTGCCGAGGAACCATTCCTCGAGTTTGTGGAGCGGCTCCGAAAATCCATTAACTATCAGGTTGAAGGAGAACACTTGCAAGCTGAGCTGTTAAAAGAGATGGCATTCCTCAATGCCAACTCGGCTTGCAAAGATGCAATCAacagcctccctctggagccagctcccaccctgcggGACATGCTTTTGGTGTGTGGGAAAAAGGTATTAGTTCCATCAGGTACCGGACCACCACCTGCCGCAGCCTCCCGCCTGAAGACACCTTTTcgtcctgccgccgccgccgtcgaGGAGCCCCCATTTACCACCGACGTCTGTCCCACTACCGCGCAGCCGCTGCCACCAACATCAGCCCCGGTGCCCAAGCCTCCAGCCACACCGTGCCAtctgtgtgggaagctggggcaCTGGATGCCCGCATGTCCCCTCAAACAACAATTTTATGAGTTCAAAAAGTCCGTGCAGGGGACCCACGGGCAAACTAttcaaaaaaactaa